A part of Eubacterium sp. AB3007 genomic DNA contains:
- a CDS encoding AraC family transcriptional regulator: METIPYENNCPVEITVSNIREFPIHYHHDLEIIFLLKGSAILKTGCTTDTLSAGDVFTVSPHSVHGIRGLSDEDLFAVIHVNGDFLASHFPDSLPWTYHTKLDNRNDPDLGWLKEQLLQLISVYFRRTEGYLDMCTGLCQKIITLIDQRFVLFSIGDEEIRDLDISNRKSIERMLRVIRFIQENMTGPVSLAALAEQEGLSTFYLSHLIKDCTGLSFRDLVSFMRTEASELLLLENTTKISRIAKICGFSTSRYYEQAFRRWYHCAPEQHLATYRHMRLDVTNLPQVEFLPMDTLLDTLSQVAFQVVSQNRLVYAASPRPEVLRLDRHTQTIRRLECVPTVTLTLDDVKKMGAQIGTVMQNLSCFHVLLYQASADDPREIQALTKKLTDSRIAVTITTQSFVPLTRHYGYDTLAGPISLFLECIFNSNGQMVLPLRDPDTDEIPISGGNGLFTPTGAHKPLYDALFVMTGSPGRLKLRGRHYALVELDAPHDAYLLLTFNYNDEILRLCHEEGTPQAADEMIRNFREELNLRFRLELPPGDYTVCRYTYTYHSSLFHFLSEVNFSGPKQTGRALLNDNLFSPHAEGRQLSVEDTLDVDVTLRGLSLQIMSIRPGK; this comes from the coding sequence TTGGAAACCATTCCGTACGAAAACAACTGTCCCGTTGAGATCACGGTCTCCAACATTCGGGAGTTTCCCATCCACTATCACCATGACCTGGAGATCATCTTTCTGCTGAAGGGTAGCGCTATCCTGAAGACCGGCTGTACCACAGATACGCTCTCCGCCGGGGACGTGTTCACGGTATCGCCGCACTCAGTCCACGGGATCCGAGGCTTGAGCGATGAAGATCTTTTTGCTGTTATCCATGTCAACGGTGATTTTCTGGCCTCCCACTTCCCGGACTCTCTCCCCTGGACATATCATACCAAGCTGGACAACCGCAATGATCCAGATCTGGGCTGGCTGAAGGAGCAGCTCCTGCAGCTGATCTCAGTATATTTCCGCCGGACGGAAGGGTATCTGGACATGTGCACAGGGCTTTGTCAGAAGATCATCACCCTCATCGACCAGCGTTTCGTCCTCTTCTCCATCGGGGACGAGGAGATCCGCGACCTGGACATCAGCAACCGTAAGTCGATCGAACGCATGCTTCGGGTCATCCGTTTCATTCAGGAGAACATGACAGGACCTGTCTCGCTGGCCGCCCTGGCGGAGCAGGAGGGGTTGAGTACGTTCTACTTGTCCCACCTGATCAAGGACTGCACCGGGCTCAGTTTCCGAGACCTGGTGTCTTTCATGCGGACAGAGGCATCGGAACTGCTTCTGTTGGAAAATACCACCAAGATCAGCCGTATCGCCAAGATCTGTGGGTTCTCCACCAGCCGGTACTACGAGCAGGCTTTCCGTCGGTGGTACCACTGTGCACCAGAGCAGCATCTGGCTACGTACCGGCACATGCGGCTGGATGTCACCAACCTGCCCCAGGTGGAGTTTCTGCCGATGGACACGCTTCTGGATACCCTCTCTCAGGTGGCGTTTCAGGTGGTGTCGCAGAACCGGCTTGTCTATGCCGCCTCCCCTCGCCCGGAAGTACTGCGTCTGGATCGGCATACCCAGACTATCCGGCGACTGGAATGCGTCCCCACCGTCACGTTGACGCTGGATGACGTGAAGAAGATGGGTGCGCAGATCGGCACTGTGATGCAGAATCTCTCCTGTTTCCATGTGCTACTCTATCAGGCCTCTGCGGATGATCCGCGGGAAATCCAAGCGCTCACGAAGAAGCTGACAGATTCAAGGATCGCCGTGACGATCACCACACAAAGCTTTGTGCCACTGACACGTCACTATGGTTACGACACGCTGGCAGGCCCCATCAGCCTGTTTCTGGAGTGCATCTTCAACAGCAATGGACAGATGGTCTTGCCGCTTCGCGACCCGGACACCGATGAGATCCCCATCTCCGGAGGGAACGGGCTTTTTACCCCGACCGGCGCGCACAAGCCGCTGTACGACGCGCTCTTTGTCATGACGGGCTCACCGGGCCGCCTGAAACTTCGGGGCAGGCACTACGCGCTGGTGGAGCTGGATGCTCCCCATGACGCGTATCTGTTGCTGACGTTCAACTACAATGACGAGATCCTCCGCCTCTGCCATGAGGAAGGGACGCCTCAGGCAGCGGACGAGATGATACGCAACTTCCGGGAGGAGCTGAATCTGCGGTTTCGCCTGGAACTCCCGCCGGGGGACTACACTGTGTGCCGATATACGTACACCTATCACAGCAGCCTGTTCCATTTTCTTTCTGAGGTGAATTTCAGCGGGCCAAAACAGACGGGACGGGCGCTGCTTAACGACAACCTTTTCTCTCCTCATGCGGAGGGTCGCCAGCTCAGCGTGGAGGATACTCTGGATGTGGACGTGACCCTGCGCGGCCTGTCCCTCCAGATCATGTCGATCCGGCCGGGAAAGTAG
- a CDS encoding HAD family phosphatase yields the protein MSIADRRTDALIGGAIFDVDGTLLDTMPYWHDVGARFLTSIGVEPEEGLGDRLFTETPISGAAYLQEHYHLDMSLEEIVKGTNAQIERVYEEVAPFKPGARELVERFVQAGIPCTVASSTDRYCIEAGLRRLGALDLFDAVFSAGELNTTKESPLIFYAAMDAMGTEESGTWVFEDGLYAIRTARAAGFRTVGVYDRMSEADQEEIMRQADFYYRSLEDFEFI from the coding sequence ATGTCTATTGCAGATAGGAGAACAGATGCCCTCATCGGCGGCGCCATATTCGATGTGGACGGGACGCTGCTGGACACCATGCCTTACTGGCACGATGTGGGCGCACGGTTTCTCACTTCCATCGGCGTAGAGCCGGAGGAAGGGCTGGGGGACAGGCTTTTCACCGAGACTCCCATAAGCGGCGCGGCCTACCTGCAGGAGCACTACCACCTGGATATGTCTCTGGAAGAGATCGTGAAGGGCACCAATGCCCAGATCGAGCGGGTGTATGAAGAGGTGGCCCCCTTCAAGCCCGGGGCCAGAGAACTGGTGGAACGCTTTGTGCAGGCGGGGATCCCGTGCACCGTGGCGAGCTCCACGGACCGGTACTGCATCGAAGCCGGCCTCAGGAGGCTGGGTGCGCTGGACCTGTTCGATGCTGTTTTTTCGGCGGGGGAGCTGAACACCACCAAGGAAAGCCCGCTGATATTCTACGCAGCCATGGACGCCATGGGCACGGAAGAGTCGGGCACCTGGGTGTTCGAGGACGGACTGTACGCCATCAGGACGGCCCGTGCGGCGGGATTTCGGACGGTGGGGGTCTATGACCGTATGTCGGAGGCCGACCAAGAGGAGATCATGCGGCAGGCGGACTTCTACTACAGGAGCCTGGAAGATTTTGAGTTTATATAG
- a CDS encoding response regulator transcription factor, producing the protein MMDKKILIVDDDPNIREVLAVLLGSDSYDVEAAEDGKQAVDRVTGGGHYDLIILDIMMPNMDGVEACARIREHSSVPILFLTAKDQDQDKVEAYTSGGDDFLVKPFSQTELLMKCKSLIRRHTEYDKQEKVASPDEVVVDNLVVDTRTRSARKGDLRINLTDKEFDILRYFIDHKGEVVQNKDLYENVWGESYLPSASNTIMVHVLNLRKKLEDDINKPRIIKTVWGKGYRIE; encoded by the coding sequence ATGATGGACAAGAAGATCCTCATCGTGGACGATGATCCGAATATCAGGGAGGTTCTCGCCGTCCTTCTCGGCAGTGACAGTTACGACGTGGAGGCGGCAGAAGACGGCAAGCAGGCCGTGGACCGGGTGACGGGAGGCGGACACTATGACCTGATCATTCTGGACATCATGATGCCCAATATGGATGGGGTGGAAGCCTGCGCCAGAATCCGGGAGCACTCCTCTGTGCCCATCCTTTTTCTGACCGCTAAGGATCAGGATCAGGACAAGGTGGAGGCCTACACCAGCGGGGGAGACGATTTCCTGGTGAAGCCGTTCTCCCAGACGGAGCTCCTCATGAAGTGCAAATCTCTGATCCGGCGCCATACGGAGTATGACAAGCAGGAGAAGGTAGCTTCGCCGGACGAGGTGGTGGTGGACAACCTGGTGGTGGACACACGCACCCGCTCGGCCCGGAAGGGGGATCTTCGCATCAATCTGACGGACAAGGAGTTCGACATTCTGCGCTATTTCATCGACCACAAGGGCGAGGTGGTGCAGAACAAAGACCTATACGAGAATGTTTGGGGGGAGTCGTATCTGCCTTCTGCCAGCAATACCATCATGGTGCACGTTCTGAACCTCCGGAAGAAACTGGAAGACGACATTAACAAGCCACGTATCATCAAGACCGTGTGGGGAAAGGGTTATCGCATTGAGTAG
- a CDS encoding HAMP domain-containing sensor histidine kinase — protein sequence MDEMLRRLTRRRFFALNFKMIMVILTAAVIAIGAFFGLTVLEEHMAQDFYLSDSAQKRLTDNAYDSLTAYIQKNHVKASDTQKLNAWLEEQDYTQLIVYDNKHDIYSAGFVLDSSDASAVSQDSQSTALHNKADAADADPEEGRIRADRFQADLYNRIVSFADGRYYVFIKVTEEISWYNTMNILNVVISAMLFLFVILIYNTLIIRRIGQLSEEVQQISEGDLDLAIHVGHNDEIGNLAASVDSMRDALIERMNNEREAWDANTQLITAMSHDIRTPLTSLIGYLDIIESGKFDSEEERSRYIASSREKAFQLKELSDKLFRYFLVFGREEAEHDMELVDGGILFQQLLVEHVAETTGYGYRVNLQYNIPEGVLVRVDISSVQRLFDNLFSNLMKYADRRFYIEIKADLIRDKVKLILSNHIQEETKKVESTKIGVKTCKKICTDMGCSFHAMEEEKIYTTEILVPVVKVSD from the coding sequence GTGGATGAGATGCTGAGGAGACTGACCAGACGTCGGTTCTTTGCTCTCAATTTCAAGATGATCATGGTAATACTGACAGCCGCGGTGATCGCCATCGGGGCTTTTTTTGGGTTGACTGTGCTGGAAGAACATATGGCCCAGGACTTCTACCTGTCTGACAGCGCCCAAAAGCGCCTGACGGACAACGCCTATGATTCTCTGACGGCCTACATTCAAAAGAATCACGTGAAGGCTTCCGACACCCAGAAACTGAACGCATGGCTGGAAGAGCAGGACTACACCCAGCTCATCGTGTACGATAACAAGCACGACATCTATTCGGCAGGCTTTGTGCTGGACAGCAGCGACGCCTCCGCCGTCTCTCAGGACAGCCAGTCCACCGCCCTTCACAACAAGGCAGACGCGGCAGACGCGGACCCTGAAGAGGGGCGCATCCGGGCGGATAGGTTCCAGGCGGATCTCTACAACAGGATCGTGAGTTTTGCGGATGGCAGGTACTACGTGTTCATCAAGGTCACAGAGGAGATCAGCTGGTACAACACCATGAATATCCTCAACGTGGTCATCTCTGCTATGCTCTTTCTGTTCGTCATACTGATCTATAACACGCTGATCATCCGGCGGATCGGGCAGCTCTCTGAAGAGGTGCAGCAGATCTCGGAGGGCGATCTGGACCTGGCGATCCACGTGGGACACAACGACGAGATCGGCAACCTGGCCGCCAGTGTGGACAGCATGCGGGACGCCCTGATCGAGAGGATGAATAACGAGCGGGAAGCCTGGGATGCCAACACCCAGCTCATCACTGCCATGTCTCACGACATCCGCACGCCGCTGACTTCCCTGATCGGCTACCTGGACATCATCGAAAGCGGCAAGTTCGACTCCGAGGAGGAACGCAGCCGCTACATCGCTTCCAGCCGGGAGAAGGCTTTTCAGCTGAAGGAGCTCTCCGACAAGCTCTTCCGCTATTTTCTGGTGTTCGGCCGCGAAGAAGCCGAGCACGACATGGAACTGGTGGACGGCGGGATCCTGTTCCAGCAGCTGCTGGTGGAGCATGTGGCAGAGACCACCGGCTACGGCTACCGCGTCAATCTCCAGTACAACATCCCCGAGGGCGTCCTGGTCCGCGTGGATATTTCCTCTGTGCAGCGGCTCTTCGACAACCTCTTCTCCAATCTCATGAAATACGCCGACCGCCGCTTCTATATCGAGATCAAAGCCGATCTCATCCGGGACAAAGTCAAACTCATCCTCTCCAACCACATCCAGGAGGAGACCAAGAAGGTGGAGAGCACCAAGATCGGCGTCAAGACCTGCAAGAAGATCTGTACCGACATGGGCTGCTCCTTCCACGCCATGGAGGAGGAGAAAATCTACACTACCGAGATCCTGGTGCCCGTGGTGAAGGTGAGTGATTGA